The DNA window GAGCCAAAATGCATCAGCCGCTCGTCGCCATATCGACCGACGTCCGTCAGTTCGACAACTACACTTGGCATGCCGCCCCACAGCAATATCTGGAAGCGGCGATCACCGGCGCCGGCGTGTTCCCGCTGCTGGTGCCATCGTTCGGCGACCGGCTCGACTTCGACGAGCTTCTGTCGTCGGTCGACGGCGTCATGGTCACCGGCTCGAAATCCAATGTGCATCCCTCGCTTTATGGTGGCGACGCCAGCGAAGCCAATGGTCCCTATGACCCGGCGCGCGACGCCACGACGCTGCCGCTGATCCGCCGGGCGATCGAGCGCGGCGTGCCGCTGCTCGCCATCTGCCGCGGCATTCAGGAATTGAACGTGGCGCTCGGCGGCACGCTGGGCACCGAGATCCAGGAGCGAGAGGGCTCGCTCGACCACCGCGCGCCGGTGAGCGACAAGCAGGACGAACGCTTCGCCATACACCAAACCATTTCGATCAAGCCAGGCAGCTGTCTGGCCGGCGTGTTCGGTGCCGGCGACATCAAGGTCAATTCGTTGCACCGCCAGGCGATCGACCGGCTCGGCTCGAATCTGCAGATCGAGGCGGTCGCCAGCGACGGCACGGTCGAGGCGGTTTCGGTGCGCGACTCCCGCGCCTTCGCCGTCGGCGTGCAATGGCACCCGGAATATTGGGTCAAGTCTGACAGCAACTCGGTGAAAATATTCCGTGCCTTCGGCGATGCGGTTCGCCTGCACGCCGCAGCGAAGGCTGGAGCGCGGGCCGCAGCGGAATAATCAGTCGCCGGACTTCTTATCACCGGTGGCCGCCAGCGACAGCAGCGGCAGCGCCGGGGCATAGGATTCGTAGCCGTCGCCATCGGCAGCCGCGAAAGTGACGATCGGATCGACACCATTGGCGCTGAAGGCAACCGTGCCGTCGTTTTGCTCGCGCCAGAACTTCGCCTGCTCTATGCCCGGCAAGAGCCGGCGGCATTTCGGAGCAACGGTGAGCAGCGACAAGCCGTCCGAAATTTCGGCCCCGCGGCTGACTGCACAGGCCGCCTCATCGCCATTGGCGACCAGCCTGTAGCTGCTGGACGGGGCGGCCTCGTTGGCCACGCTTTCCCCGCTGCCAACATGAAACAACTGAACGCCGCCAAACAGCGCTGCGGCAGCGATCAATACGGAAAGTGTTTTCATCGTTCTTCATCCACGCACACGGACAGGATGGAGAATGTTTCCAAAGGGTTAAGCTGACGTTAATAAGTGTGGCAATCAGCTTTTGGCCTTCACATGCGCCGTCTCGGGCACCGGCGTCAGCGGCCGGCGCTCGGTGAACCAGGACACCAGATTGTCGACGCATAGATCCGCCATGGCGCGGCGGGTGTGGTCCGAGGCTGAGCCGACATGCGGCAGCAGCGAGGTGTTGGGCGCGTCGAGCAGCGCCTTGGGCACGTTCGGTTCGTCGGCAAAGACATCGAGGCCAGCGGCGGCGATGGTGCCGTTGGCAAGGGCTGCCGCAAGCGCTGCCTCGTCGACCGTGCTGCCACGGCCGATGTTGACGAAAACGCCATTGGCGCCGAGCGCCGACAGGATCTCGGCATTGACCGCCTTCTCCGTTGAGGCGCCGCCTGGCGCCACCGAAATCAGCGTATCGACGGCTTCGGCAAGACCTTTCAGGGTCGGGTGGTACTGGTAGGAAAGACCTTCGACAAGGCGCCGATTGTGATAGGCGACAGGCAAGCCAAAGGCTTCCAGACGCCGGGCGATGGCCTGCCCGATGCGACCCATGCCAAAGATACCGACCTTTCGCCCGCGCAAGGTCAGCCGGCTCAGCGGATAGTTGCCCTTGCGCACCCAGCTGCCGTCGCGCAGCCAGGTTTCGGCGCGCGGCAGGTCGCGGACGGTGTTGATGAGCAGCCCGATGGTGGTGTCGGCAACCTCCTCGGTCAACACGTCAGGCGTGTTGGTGACCATGATGTTGTTCGCGGCCGCATGGCCGACATCGACCGAATCATAGCCGACGCCGAACGAGGCGATGAGTTCGAGGTTGGGCAGTGCATCCATCATCGCCGCGTTGATGCCGGCGAACGAAGCGATGCCACGCACATTGCTGCGCATCTCGTCGGTGACGAGGGACGGATCGGCGCGTTCGATCGGGACAGGCCTGAATGTGTGGTGGATGCGGTCGACCGCATGGTCGTTGAAATCGCCCGGCACCAGAATGGCGACGGTCTGCAGCTGTTCGGCCTTGGTCATGCACGCTCCACCGGCTTGCCGGTCGACTGACGCACATGCAGTTCCGGCTTGATCAATTCCTGCGAAGGCCGCACCGTCTGCCCGTTGAGCTTGTCGAGCAGCGCGCTGGCGGCGCGGCGGCCAACCTCGCGCTGGCCGTTCCAGACGGTGGTCAGCGCCGGCGTCGCGATCGCCGCCTCTTCGAGGTCGTCATAGCCGGTAACGGAGATGTCGACGCCAGGCACCAGGCCGGCACGGGCAATGCCGTTCATCAGGCCTATCGCGACAAGGTCATTCCAGCAGCAGGCGGCCGTCGGCCTGTCCTTCAGCGCCAGGAATTGTCCCGCGGCTTCGAAGCCGGCCTGCTTGGTGCGCGGGCCGGCGATGCGCCAGGACGGCCTGACTTCCAGCCCGGCCGCATCCATGGCGTTGACATAGCCCTGGTAGCGGTCGCGGCCGGTCGAGGTCTGGTCGGTGCCGCCGATCATGGCGATACGCTTGTGGCCGAGCGAGATCAGATGGTTGGTGGCGAGGCCTGTTCCATAAGAGTCGTCGCCGCGAAAGACCGGCACGTCGGCGCCCTCGACGGTGCGCGCGATCAGCACCGCCGGCAGTCCGTTCTCCTCGGCCATCACGATGTCGGAAGCCGGTGTGCCGATGGCCGGCGACATGATGACGCCGTCGGCGCCGAGCTGCAAAAGCGTGTCGATGAAAGTGCGCTGCTTTTCGAGCTGATCGTAGTGGTTGGACAGGATGAAGGTCTGCCGGCTGCGGTCGAGTTCGCTTTCGATCGAGCGCAGGATCTCGGCGAAGAACGGGTTCATGATGTCGTGGACGACGACGCCGACAATGCCCGACCGCGAGGTGCGCAGGCTGGCGGCGCGGCGGTTGTAGATATAGCCGATGGCGCGGGCATGTTCCTTGATGCGATCGCGGGTGGCCCCGGCAACCAAAGGGCTGTCGCGTAGCGCCAGCGAGACCGTGGCCGTGGACACGCCGAGCGCATCCGCGATCGTCGAAAGCTTGATTTTCTGTGCCAGCGCCTTGCGCTCCCCGGACCTGAATTTCCAGACCTAAACTGTTTAAAGGCGGCGTTATGCCACCGATCGGGGGCAAATCAAAGTTTTTTTGCCAGCGCTTCCGCCTCGACATCCGAGGCCGCGCGGCTCTGCAGCCGAAGCCGGTGCTCGCGATGGACGATGTAGAGGCCGCTGGCGACAATGATGGCGGCGCCGACCAACGTCCAGCGGTCGGGAAACTGCTTGAAGACGATCCAGCCTGAAATGATCATCCACACCATCTGCGAATAGGGATAGGGCGCCAATGCGGTGGTTGTCGCCAGCCGGTAGGCCTGGACCAGCAACCAGTGACCGACGCCGCCGAACACGCCAAGCATGACCAGCACGAACCAGTGCCAGCCGTCATGCGGCAGGGAGAACGAAAACGGCAGCAGGGGCAACAGCAGCAACGCCGGCGCCAGCGCCGAGAACAGGATCAGGCTTTCCGACGTTTCGGTCGCCGACATGCGGCGCGTCATGATGACGTAGAAGCAGTTCGACAGCATCGAGCCGAGCGCGAAGAGATGCCCGATGCCGAAAACGCCGACACCCGGCCGCGTGATGATCAGAACCCCGGCAAAGGCCGCCAGGATCGCCAGCCAGCGCCGCCAACCTGCCCACTCGCCAAGCAGCGGACCGGCCAGCGCCGTGATCACCATCGGCCCGAAGAAATAGATCGAGGTGGTCTCGGCCAGTTGCAGGGACTTGAGCGCCAGGATGTTGAAGATGGTCGATCCAAACAGGAACAGGCCGCGCAGGACATGTGCCGGCAGGTTGACCGGGCGAAACCGCGCCGGTTGGCGCCAGCCGCGCAGCAGCGTGCCGACCAGCACCACATGCACGGCAAAGCGCACCCAGGCGACGATCAGCACGGAAACGCCGGCAAGGACGAGGTATTTGCTTGATGTGTCGAGGAAGGTGAAACAGACATAGGTGGAAAGCATGCACAGGATCGCCACCGGGGGCGTCGCGCTTTCTACATATCTTTGGGGAGCACTCACTTGCAGGCCGGGTAGGAAGCTGGGCTGGAGCCCACCTTTGCGGGAATTGCCGGCTCCCGGCAAGCCAATTGTCGGCTGTCGCGACATGAAAGCCTGCTGGCACAACAAGAGCCGCCGGCAGGCGTAGTGCCTTGGCTAGGCGTGCATGCGGGCGCCCTTGGTGATCTTGTCGACCACCTTCTTCTCGGCGCGAAGCGCTATACCGACCACCCCGGCGTCTTCTGGCGCGAATTCGGCGAAGACAGCGCGGTTGGCGGCGTCGAAACCGGTCGCGAACATCTCCTCGACGTAGAGGGAGGTTGTCACGCCACGCTCCAACGTGCGCCGGTGGATGGTGCCCAGCGTTGCCTGGTCGGCGGACAAAACGATGACCGGCTGGATCGACAGCGGGTTGTAGAGATTGCCGGCGCGGTCGCGATAGGGTTCGCCGATGATGTCGGGAAACTGCGCGACGATCCCGCTGGTCAGGAACGCGGTGACGTTGAGTTTCTGCCAGACCGGCAAATCCTCCCTGAGCACGATTGCAAATTTCGTATCGAACATGAGAAATAGACCATTCGAGGTTTGCGCCCGATTTCGGGGCTGAAGGAGACGATGTCGCACGATCTAGACAGCCAGGCCCTGCAAGGTCTTGGACGTTTGTGCGTCGATGCGGCGGAAAACTGCATCATCTCCGCCCCCGACCCCGCCGGCATGGAGCGGATCGAGGCGCGCTTCCATGGCAGCGCCTTCGACCTGCATCGCCACGACACCTATGCGATCGGGGTGACGCTGCACGGGGTGCAGACGTTTCGCTATCTCGGCGCAGCGCGCCACAGCCTGCCCGGCCAGATCATCGTGCTGCATCCCGACGAGCTGCATGATGGCGGCGCCGGCACCGAGGACGGCCTGCGCTACCGGATGCTCTATCTGGAACCGTCGCTGATGCTCGACTGTCTTGGCGGTGCGTCGCTGCCATTTGTCAGGGATGGTGTGGTAACGGACACGGCCTTTTGCACAACGCTGCTTTCGGCGCTGGGGCCGCTGGAGCAGGAACTCGACGAGCTGTTCGTCGACGACTTCCTGACGCAATTGATGCAAAGCCTGACACGGCATGCCGGCCAACCGGCGAAGCCGATGACCAGGACGGCGTGGCGGGCGGCGGCACTGGCGCGCGACTATCTTACGGAAAACCTGACCCGGCCGGTGCGCTCCGGTGAACTGGAAGCGATAACCGGTCTCGACCGCTATGCCTTGTCACGGCATTTCCGCGCCGCTTTCTCGACCAGTCCGCATCGCTTCCTGGTGATGCGCCGGCTTCAGCGTGCGCGGCGGATGATCGCCGCCGGCGAGCCATTGGCACAGATCGCTATCGAAGCCGGCTTCAGCGACCAGAGCCATTTCATCAGGCAATTCAAGAAGGCGTTCGGCATGACGCCGGGGCGCTGGTCGTCGCTGGTCCATGGGTCCACCGCGGCGGCGGCTTGATCGCCTGCCGCGACAATCGGCCGGTCAGTCGTCCGACTCGGCGTCGTCGTCGATGAGCACCAGTTCCTCGTTCGAGAGGTTGGCCTCGATGCGGGCCAGCAGCTTGAACAGCGCCTTCTGGTCCTTCTTGTCGAGGCCCTTCAGCGCCTGCTTCTCGGTCTTCTTCACCGACTTCTCGATGGCGTGGATGATGTCGCGGCCTGTGTCGGTGAGAAAAATATGCGCCT is part of the Mesorhizobium loti genome and encodes:
- a CDS encoding substrate-binding domain-containing protein, whose amino-acid sequence is MAQKIKLSTIADALGVSTATVSLALRDSPLVAGATRDRIKEHARAIGYIYNRRAASLRTSRSGIVGVVVHDIMNPFFAEILRSIESELDRSRQTFILSNHYDQLEKQRTFIDTLLQLGADGVIMSPAIGTPASDIVMAEENGLPAVLIARTVEGADVPVFRGDDSYGTGLATNHLISLGHKRIAMIGGTDQTSTGRDRYQGYVNAMDAAGLEVRPSWRIAGPRTKQAGFEAAGQFLALKDRPTAACCWNDLVAIGLMNGIARAGLVPGVDISVTGYDDLEEAAIATPALTTVWNGQREVGRRAASALLDKLNGQTVRPSQELIKPELHVRQSTGKPVERA
- a CDS encoding DMT family transporter — translated: MLSTYVCFTFLDTSSKYLVLAGVSVLIVAWVRFAVHVVLVGTLLRGWRQPARFRPVNLPAHVLRGLFLFGSTIFNILALKSLQLAETTSIYFFGPMVITALAGPLLGEWAGWRRWLAILAAFAGVLIITRPGVGVFGIGHLFALGSMLSNCFYVIMTRRMSATETSESLILFSALAPALLLLPLLPFSFSLPHDGWHWFVLVMLGVFGGVGHWLLVQAYRLATTTALAPYPYSQMVWMIISGWIVFKQFPDRWTLVGAAIIVASGLYIVHREHRLRLQSRAASDVEAEALAKKL
- a CDS encoding DUF2000 family protein, with the translated sequence MFDTKFAIVLREDLPVWQKLNVTAFLTSGIVAQFPDIIGEPYRDRAGNLYNPLSIQPVIVLSADQATLGTIHRRTLERGVTTSLYVEEMFATGFDAANRAVFAEFAPEDAGVVGIALRAEKKVVDKITKGARMHA
- a CDS encoding gamma-glutamyl-gamma-aminobutyrate hydrolase family protein codes for the protein MHQPLVAISTDVRQFDNYTWHAAPQQYLEAAITGAGVFPLLVPSFGDRLDFDELLSSVDGVMVTGSKSNVHPSLYGGDASEANGPYDPARDATTLPLIRRAIERGVPLLAICRGIQELNVALGGTLGTEIQEREGSLDHRAPVSDKQDERFAIHQTISIKPGSCLAGVFGAGDIKVNSLHRQAIDRLGSNLQIEAVASDGTVEAVSVRDSRAFAVGVQWHPEYWVKSDSNSVKIFRAFGDAVRLHAAAKAGARAAAE
- a CDS encoding AraC family transcriptional regulator; its protein translation is MSHDLDSQALQGLGRLCVDAAENCIISAPDPAGMERIEARFHGSAFDLHRHDTYAIGVTLHGVQTFRYLGAARHSLPGQIIVLHPDELHDGGAGTEDGLRYRMLYLEPSLMLDCLGGASLPFVRDGVVTDTAFCTTLLSALGPLEQELDELFVDDFLTQLMQSLTRHAGQPAKPMTRTAWRAAALARDYLTENLTRPVRSGELEAITGLDRYALSRHFRAAFSTSPHRFLVMRRLQRARRMIAAGEPLAQIAIEAGFSDQSHFIRQFKKAFGMTPGRWSSLVHGSTAAAA
- a CDS encoding 2-hydroxyacid dehydrogenase, giving the protein MTKAEQLQTVAILVPGDFNDHAVDRIHHTFRPVPIERADPSLVTDEMRSNVRGIASFAGINAAMMDALPNLELIASFGVGYDSVDVGHAAANNIMVTNTPDVLTEEVADTTIGLLINTVRDLPRAETWLRDGSWVRKGNYPLSRLTLRGRKVGIFGMGRIGQAIARRLEAFGLPVAYHNRRLVEGLSYQYHPTLKGLAEAVDTLISVAPGGASTEKAVNAEILSALGANGVFVNIGRGSTVDEAALAAALANGTIAAAGLDVFADEPNVPKALLDAPNTSLLPHVGSASDHTRRAMADLCVDNLVSWFTERRPLTPVPETAHVKAKS